One part of the Methylobacterium mesophilicum SR1.6/6 genome encodes these proteins:
- a CDS encoding cupin domain-containing protein: protein MKHHRLDDMKGGWFLGDFAPCAARSSDAEVGVKRYAAGAREDKHFHKIATELTVIVSGTVRMFDQVWQAGDIITVEPGDATAFEALTDAVTVVVKTPSVPSDKYPA, encoded by the coding sequence ATGAAGCATCACCGTCTCGACGACATGAAGGGCGGCTGGTTCCTCGGCGATTTCGCTCCCTGCGCGGCGCGCAGTTCAGACGCCGAGGTGGGCGTGAAGCGCTACGCGGCGGGCGCGCGCGAGGACAAACACTTCCACAAGATCGCCACCGAGCTGACGGTCATCGTGTCCGGCACGGTCCGGATGTTCGATCAGGTCTGGCAGGCCGGCGACATCATAACGGTGGAGCCGGGCGACGCGACGGCGTTCGAGGCCCTGACGGACGCGGTGACCGTGGTGGTGAAGACGCCGTCCGTCCCCTCCGACAAGTATCCGGCTTGA
- a CDS encoding glycosyltransferase family 2 protein, producing MNILILAAGASAQTEDDPYPVWLSEVDGQLMLERQMTALAPLDPNRYIVCVRASDNARHHVRDIVRLISPKADTVEIKRPTAGAACTALMAIDRIQADEELIILNATDQISVDFAEIVERFRASGADGGVLTFDSLHPRYSFVRIDAEGRVIEVAEKRPISRKANAGFYWLRRAGDFFDALQTMVLKDAHVNGLFYVAPALNELILRQKVIRTIGLSKDAYRPIKSPRQLSNYEHLTEGGSAT from the coding sequence ATGAACATCCTCATCCTGGCCGCCGGCGCCAGTGCGCAGACCGAGGACGACCCCTATCCGGTCTGGCTCTCCGAGGTCGACGGACAGCTCATGCTGGAGCGGCAGATGACGGCGCTCGCGCCGCTCGATCCCAACCGCTACATCGTCTGCGTGCGCGCCAGCGACAACGCGCGGCACCATGTCCGGGACATCGTCCGCCTGATCTCGCCAAAGGCCGACACCGTCGAGATCAAGCGCCCGACCGCAGGAGCGGCCTGCACCGCCCTGATGGCGATCGATCGGATCCAGGCCGACGAGGAGCTGATCATCCTGAACGCGACGGACCAGATCAGCGTCGACTTCGCCGAGATCGTGGAACGGTTTCGCGCCAGCGGCGCCGACGGCGGGGTGCTCACCTTCGACTCCCTCCACCCGCGCTACTCCTTCGTGCGCATCGACGCCGAGGGGCGGGTGATCGAGGTCGCGGAGAAGCGGCCGATCAGCCGGAAGGCCAATGCCGGCTTCTACTGGCTGCGCCGGGCGGGTGACTTCTTCGACGCCCTGCAGACGATGGTGCTGAAGGATGCCCACGTGAACGGCCTGTTCTACGTGGCGCCGGCGCTGAACGAACTGATCCTCCGGCAGAAGGTCATCCGGACGATCGGGCTCTCGAAGGATGCCTACAGGCCGATCAAGTCCCCGCGGCAGCTCAGCAACTACGAACACCTCACCGAAGGCGGATCCGCGACATGA
- a CDS encoding GDSL-type esterase/lipase family protein, whose amino-acid sequence MPEADKPLFPFGPILFFGDSVTAGLTAETPDLFSGPQTVPRGIAGQSTRDMARRLRSDIAAYGAKGLHLIAGRDDILTQGRSLTCEAIVADIAAMLRDARDLYVRAWVGSIPPVDPAASGAAGLPFALIRQVNAWLRDHAQDYGADFIDYDAVLAIGTGALRPGLTADGVRLNGVGYAALREAMMAALTAPGVDQLWPPEETEDAARRRKFLHHFGYLDSNTRYPSPFIQFAGKPGASHYGVPFDANGFLNAAPITEAKPSGETRILVVGDSTTIDGGDIAKTLPGRIERILRADGLAGAKVYNFGVMSSSLTQMTHLIWSRLVTCAPDAIVVLSGSTDLFQPWTYDPRPGHPYNAFITERLYDHFFDTHDPRAREDGLSYEALVTLIYKELKRLRAEVGWQSPGWEDAIVHHYQLAAHRLTKLSHDHGVPIVSVLQPTVLRKRHLTEVERGVASGAFLAYLDRQYAKLEAFTAALAARRPYRRTFTALDLSGIFQDREEGTFYDIVHYDDPAREIVAARLAGEIRGALARGRAQPLLARMRDAMRGG is encoded by the coding sequence ATGCCGGAGGCGGACAAACCGCTGTTCCCGTTCGGGCCGATCCTGTTCTTCGGCGATTCGGTGACGGCGGGGCTGACCGCCGAGACGCCGGACCTGTTCTCCGGGCCGCAGACGGTGCCCCGGGGCATCGCCGGGCAGTCGACCCGCGACATGGCGCGGCGCCTGCGCTCCGACATCGCCGCCTACGGCGCGAAGGGCCTGCACCTGATCGCCGGCCGCGACGACATCCTCACGCAAGGTCGCTCGCTCACGTGCGAGGCCATCGTCGCCGACATCGCCGCCATGCTGCGGGACGCGCGCGACCTCTACGTGCGCGCCTGGGTCGGCTCGATCCCGCCGGTGGATCCGGCCGCCTCCGGTGCGGCCGGATTGCCGTTCGCCCTCATCAGGCAGGTGAATGCGTGGCTGCGCGACCATGCGCAGGATTACGGCGCGGACTTCATCGACTACGACGCCGTGCTCGCCATCGGGACGGGGGCGCTCAGGCCCGGTCTGACCGCCGACGGGGTGCGCCTCAATGGGGTGGGCTACGCGGCGCTCCGCGAGGCGATGATGGCGGCCCTGACGGCCCCGGGGGTCGATCAGCTCTGGCCGCCGGAGGAGACCGAGGATGCCGCGCGGCGGCGCAAGTTCCTGCACCATTTCGGCTATCTCGACTCGAACACGCGCTATCCGAGCCCGTTCATCCAGTTCGCCGGAAAGCCCGGGGCGAGCCATTACGGGGTGCCGTTCGACGCGAACGGCTTCCTGAACGCGGCCCCGATCACCGAGGCCAAGCCGTCCGGGGAGACCCGGATCCTCGTGGTGGGCGACTCGACCACCATCGACGGCGGCGACATCGCCAAAACCCTCCCGGGCCGCATCGAGCGGATCCTGCGGGCGGATGGGCTCGCCGGCGCGAAGGTCTACAATTTCGGGGTGATGTCGAGCTCCCTCACGCAGATGACGCACCTGATCTGGTCGCGGCTCGTGACCTGCGCCCCCGACGCCATCGTGGTGCTCAGCGGCAGCACCGACTTGTTCCAGCCCTGGACCTACGATCCCCGGCCGGGCCACCCTTACAACGCCTTCATCACCGAGCGGCTCTACGACCACTTCTTCGACACGCACGATCCCCGGGCGCGCGAGGACGGCCTGTCCTACGAGGCGCTGGTCACGCTGATCTACAAGGAGTTGAAGCGGCTGCGCGCCGAGGTGGGCTGGCAGAGCCCGGGATGGGAGGATGCCATCGTCCACCACTACCAGCTGGCCGCCCACCGCCTGACCAAGCTGTCCCACGATCACGGAGTGCCGATCGTGAGCGTCCTGCAGCCGACGGTGCTGCGCAAGCGACACCTCACAGAGGTGGAGCGCGGCGTCGCCTCGGGAGCGTTCCTGGCCTACCTGGACCGCCAGTACGCCAAGCTGGAGGCGTTCACGGCCGCGCTCGCGGCGCGGCGCCCGTATCGGCGCACCTTCACAGCCCTGGACCTCAGCGGGATCTTTCAGGATCGGGAGGAGGGGACCTTCTACGACATCGTCCACTACGACGATCCCGCCCGCGAGATCGTCGCGGCGCGGTTGGCGGGTGAGATCCGCGGCGCCCTGGCGCGGGGCCGGGCTCAGCCGTTGCTCGCACGCATGCGCGACGCGATGCGGGGCGGGTAG
- a CDS encoding IS5 family transposase (programmed frameshift), with protein MARFDLTDAEWAVIEPLLQTDLRGKERVDDRRVLNGISWRLRTGAPWADIPARYGPHTTGGNRFRRWRKRGIWDRLLDAVPKAYDGDLQMIDATSVRVHQHAACAQKMFGRSGGMGRSRGGLTSKIHALVDAEGRPVALKITAGQAHDGRAAADMLGGLGTGQILLGDRAYDSDALRTRMAEQGAWANVKPMPNRKRVPAFSPFLYKYRNLVERFFSKIKHFRAVATRYDKDPDNFLASVKLAALRVWLRV; from the exons ATGGCGCGGTTTGATCTGACGGATGCGGAGTGGGCGGTGATCGAACCGCTGTTGCAGACGGACTTGCGCGGCAAGGAGCGCGTGGATGATCGGCGGGTGCTGAACGGGATCTCCTGGCGGCTGCGCACGGGCGCGCCCTGGGCCGACATCCCGGCGCGCTACGGCCCACATACAACCGGCGGCAACCGTTTTCGGCGCTGGCGCAAGCGTGGCATCTGGGATCGGCTTCTGGATGCGGTGCCAAAGGCTTACGACGGCGACCTGCAGATGATCGACGCCACCAGCGTGCGGGTTCACCAGCATGCCGCCTGCGCCCAAAAAATGT TCGGCCGATCCGGAGGCATGGGTCGCTCGCGCGGCGGCCTGACGAGCAAGATCCACGCGCTGGTAGATGCCGAGGGCCGTCCGGTGGCGCTCAAGATCACCGCGGGTCAAGCGCACGATGGGCGCGCGGCGGCCGACATGCTGGGCGGTCTGGGCACGGGCCAGATCCTGCTGGGGGATCGAGCCTATGACAGCGACGCGCTTCGCACTCGGATGGCGGAGCAGGGCGCGTGGGCGAACGTGAAGCCGATGCCCAACCGCAAGCGAGTGCCGGCGTTCAGCCCGTTCCTGTACAAGTACCGCAACTTGGTCGAGCGCTTCTTTAGCAAGATCAAGCACTTCCGGGCCGTCGCCACCCGTTACGACAAGGATCCCGACAACTTCCTAGCCAGCGTCAAGCTCGCAGCCCTGCGGGTCTGGCTGCGAGTTTAA